TTAAGCACTGGTGCAATCCCATGTGAGTAAAAAAACCGGGTTTTTTTCCTATGGCATCTGGCTAAGCACCCACCATTGTACATGGCCTTACCTTCAGTAATTTAGTGATAGGAGATGTCCTATCCATTGGGGTAGTTGGAGATATCCAACTCCCCAAGCCACACATGAAGTATGCAGATGATTGCGCAAACCAATTGGCCTGCGACGTGACAGGTGCAGGTATCTTGAGGGGAACATGATTATTTTAGAAGCACGATTATCCATAGAACTTAATGTCTTCATCGGGTCCTCAAACAACAAGGAACTTAATGCCTTCACCATGTGCCGCATGACATACACTCGGCAAACATGGATAGTACTAACGGGTCCATCGCTTTGCCGACTGTTTGCCAAATGGCACTCTTCAAAGATGAACAATACTATCCGATCTACCATTTTGTCGAGTTTCTGCTAGACGACACTCGGCAAACGATGTCGCGGCATCATCCCTCCATCAATCTCGGGGAGCAGGGACATGTGTTACCACGTTTCTCGAGCGCCCGACTCTTTGCCAAGTGTATTTTGACTTTCACTGGctttgatgagtgcatgtattttactAAGAGCTTTTCCTCAGCACACAGCTAAGGAGGACCTTCGCGAGTGCTCTAAAAAACACTCACAAACTCATCAATTTTGGTAGTGATATCCCCCTTGAGAGCAATTAATACACGCGTGTTGCATCAATCCATTTCTCTCTTGCTTATAGAATATATGCTACTTCGCACCTAACATATAAAGTGGCAAGTTCTAATCTCGACCTCATCTGCATCAGAGGTCATAATATTCTATGAGCGGGGTGTTCTGTTTTGGACAACGAGGAATTCACCCGGCCGTTGCATCATTTCGATGCACACAACCAATCTGTGAGGGAGTATACCAAAGCAATGCTAAAACAACAAATAGCGTGAGAAAGTTACTCAACAAATATCCTCAAGTAACAACGGTGCAACTAGTTTGACATGAAAGATGAAGATGAACATAAAAACACTTGGTCTAGGTCAATCTAATATCTTCACAACCCATACATTGCATGCCTCATGTGCGCTAGGTAGCTATGCAAGAGATAGAAAATCTGAAGAATTCACGACAGGCGGTAAGTCCATTTGCTACCActacttaggctggtcatagtggggagtaacttagactagtgtcatgcatatgacactagtgtaagttatTACCTCCatggtgcaaagtaacatagtagtagtatcatagattgcttcatttattatctcatagactcattttgcctcggaaagcgctatgttacagtaacgtattatgttaccacaagcatctctttcctcattaaatacttgccacataagcaaaattgtcttgggatgtgttaagttactcATTGGTTCAGAGTTCCATTTAATGTGACTTTGCAAAATTTAGCCTGATGTTTGAAGTTCAAAACATGACTAACATTGTACAAGGACCTCATACATGGAACTTTCATCATATCAATTTTTTTAACTCAGGCACTCTGGAATGTTATGTAAAATCAAAACGAACTCTAGTGTCAACATATGTACTCAGACTGGTTTCTAGGACTTGGATCTTTACCAGTGTTGGTGAAGATAGATCTTTTTGCCCACTTCATTACACCAGGATCCACTATAGCTAATGGATTTGTGTGTCTGTCAGCAAAAGTGGCATTTGTTGACAGACTTGATGTCTGTATAAGCTGCACGACTGCGTGGACCGCGTTCCTAATGGATGTGGAGGGCATCCCCGGCGACGGCCACAGGCGGTGGGCCTGCCACGATGTGGTCGCCCACGGCAGCGCCATGGTTTGATTTGATTTATCGCTAGGAGAAAATGATCCTCGCGTTCACCCTTTCTTAATACAACATTTCTTTAGTAATTACATGCATGTAAAATTATTGTTTCAAGTCACAGACGATGAAACTAACTGTTATATTTGTTTATCAGTAAATGAACTTGTGTCACATGATGCATATAAAGAATAATTTATTAATTGAAACTATTGTATTACTTTGTTATGACAATTTGGTAATTGTACTACAAAATTAATAGTAAAGTTATTACTAATCACTTGTTTCACAAACTTAATACTTAAATACTGGTTTTAAGCTTAATTAATCACTGTTAGGTTGTTGGTACAAGATGTTAGTAATGTCAAGAAAACCAAAGATTCGATTCAAGATAATGAAGATGAGGAGTGTATATTTTAACATCAACATTGGACGTTGATCATATAGAAGTTGTTTTGGATGGTCTTTTCAGAGTAAAAAAGTTGATGCTCATAGAGATCAAACTTGATGGATTGTTAGAGTTGCCCAAACTATCGCTTGTTGACCATAAGTACACCAAATATCTTGCTCATGTAATTGATTGAAGGGAACGGTGTTTGAATATTCCAGAAGATAGGAAGGCcagattttatgtcatgatttgcaGAAAGTGTTCGGCATTCCTTGTGGACGAAAACAAATAATTGTAGACGATGATCAAAACAATTGCTGACTTTTTGAAGAACAATATCATAATGATAGGATATTATGGTCATAGTTTGAAACAGGTTGAGAATTTCTTGGGAGCACACTTAACGATAGAATCAAGTCGAGCTGAAAAGGCATTATTAAAGGCAACTTTTGTTCTATTTGTTCTGTGTCACTTTATAACTGCATCATCAAAACCTGACTACACGAATGTGGTttattgggtagctctttgtaggaGTGACTACATAGCCGATTTATAATTGGTGTGCGTATGCAATAAACTTTCTTGTTGATGCTATTAGCATCACGAAGTTTCAAATAGAGTCAAATAGTCTAGTTATAAAATTTATGGCTATGATCTGTTTTGGCAAGTTATCTTCTCATCCACAGTATTTGACATGACAAATGCTGCTTCTCTAACTTAATCTTTATGCAGATCTTTTTGATTGGCAATCAAGTTGTCATTGGTCCGAGGACATATAATCCACTTCCTAGGATAACATATTGTGATAACAAGCAGATAAATCATACGATTTCTTGTTTAAAAAATATAGTTAAGGGTGTAATGAATTATGATTCATGCAAGGTATAATCTTTTATTTGGAGTAACTGTTTAACTATGTTTGAAATAAATCATTTCATATCTCTTTATTGGTTGTTGTTGAATGTGTCTCGCAATACCGGATTTTTTTACTTCAGTAGTAAATTGCATTCAAATAAAGACAAAGGTTAGAATCCAAAATTTAAATGTAGCACAATGGTGAGATGCGGCGCTGGCACCGGGCGCAGCGGCGCGGTGGCTCTCCGGCGCTTTCTCGGCGGCAACAGAGTGGGCCGTGTGCCGGGCGGCATGGTGGTGGGGCTGGCTCGCCTCGTCCTCGATCTGGATTGGGCGGGGGTGGTGCCTGGCGGGCTTCTTCGGCTGCGTGCGGTGACGGGGCAGAGGAGGTGCCTCGGTCAGGCATGGGCGGTGGCCTGGCCCTCTGACGCGGGCGTGGTGGCTGGATCTAGCACGGGAGGCTGGCGGCCCTGCGAGTGTTGCTGCTCCAGCGGCGTGGATCTCGGGCGCGTGATGGCGGGGTTGAGATGCTCGGATGCCGGGCGGCGGGTCAGCCTCGAGTTCGGTGGGCTGCAGGCAGCGCTGTGGTTTGGCTGCGGCAGGGAGGAGGGAGGATGGCGGCGCGGCCGCGCTGCTCTTGACGGTGGGTGCGGGGCTGCCATGACGGCGTGTGGTGCCGTGGTGGTTTTGCTGGCCGTGTAAGAGGCGGTTTGCGGTGGCGAGCGGTGTAGAGAGCTTGGCCGCCGTCGGTGGTGATTGGCTGTGGTGATGATGGGTTTGGTGAGCTCCGGGTGAAAGCCTTGCTCGACCTTGGTTGATGCCGGTGTCGACGGCGTCCTAGGACGTCGTTTCCTTGTTGGAGGCGGCGTCGTGGAGCCCCTTCACCTCCCTCGTCAACTCAGCCACGGGCTCTTCGGGTGAAAACCCAAACTTCGGCCTTTGCCTAAGTGGGCGTCGGCGGCGTTCCTCGTCGCTTCCCTCTTGGGGGTGACGCCTTTGAAGGCCCGGTCCTTCATCTGCTGGTGGTGGCTCTGTGGCTTTGCAACTTTGTCATCGGCTAGGCGAGTGCGCGGCCTCGGGGCCGGCGTGGAAGTCGAAGCGGCGGCTCCGGGTATCTCCTTCGTGTGGTGGTTGGCTTTGGTCGCCAGGGTGACATGGTCATCGACTAGGTGGGTTCGCGGCCTCGGGGCCGGAGTGGAAGTCGGTGCGGCGGCGCCGGAGATCTCGTGTGCGTAGGGTGTTGGCTTTGGCCTCTAGGACGGCAGAGCCATCGATTAGGCTGGTGCGTGGCCTCGGGGCCGGTGTGGATGTCGGAGCGGCGGCTCCGGAGCCCAGTGTTCTGTTGTAGGGTGTCGTCTCTGGTCACTTGGGTGACAGTGTCGTCGACTCGAGTGGTGCGCAGCCTCGGGGCTGGCGTGTGCGTGTATCGCAGATGTATCGGTTTTCGGccggttttccttataaactggtcaattctcttcttcttaatgaaAAGGCAGAGCTCCTGCCGGTTGCTCGAAAAAAAAACAATGGTGAGAGGAAATAGGTTGTTCATGTTTAAAAAAATTATTTGTTGAAGGATACATAAACAGGTGTGGAAAAGATTATGAATTATAATGTTAATCAAAAGAACATACAATTAGTTTTTTCTTTTAGAAATGTTGAAGTTAACTAATgaaaatatgaatgaatcacaatgATTCAAATAAGTATTCACTTTGTGAGGAAGGAAGTACATGGATCATTAAATGGAAGGAAAAGGTTCAAGCAAAGACATCATGTTGCATTGCAGAGAATTTCCAACCTTTGCGGCCAATAAGCTGCATTGATTTTGTGCGCGGCCAACAATATGACAAGTGTTGTAGATCGGGGCTTTCCTGGGTTGCTTTAGCAAATGAGTTATTTGAGGACTAGTTGCACGAGCGTGTCCTTTCTCGCAATTAACTGTGCCGTAATTAGTTCTTTGTGTGATCTTCTCATAAGGTGGTCTTGAACATGACGATGTTGGGCGTCCGGATCCATCTTTTTTTAGGGAAACAAAATATTAAGGGGTTCATCTGATTTATATTGCAAGTGTGAATTCATGATTTGAAGACGGTTGGTGAGTGGTAGTTGTATTTGTTTGGTCAACAACATCTTTCATGTGTAAAATACATTTATCGTCTTTGACGTCTGCATAATGGACATGCGTAGAATCAAGTTTGTCCAAACCTTGCACAAGAATATCATAAGATTCTGCATTACTATCACCGAGTGTAATTACCTCAAGGGCTTTCACATAAATTGTATGATGAGGGAATGTATTGTGTGCATGCAAATCATGATCCTTTCGATAGATTACTAGATCGGCAGGAAGAATGCCATGAGCATTAAATGTCCACATTTTCATTATATGATTTTCTGGTATGTCTTAGATATCCAAACAAGTCATGACCTGAAAGTAGAATATACATATATAGTCAATCTTTGTAATGTTACTAAATTAATATATGCACAAAGATTCAATAGAATAGACCTTGAAAATATGAGTGCAGAGAAGACTCATATGTTCATACTATCCGGATTCGCAACTGGACATTTGAAAATAATTAGCTGTCAATAATGTGGAAGCAGGGCGACCATTTCTCTTGTTGTACAACTTTTCTGTAAACTATCTTGTGATGTTTGTTTGGAATGATAACCTGAACTTGATAATCACCAAATTTACATAAGTAATCTCCAAGCATCTAAAAAAATGCACATATCAAGTGGATTATTAGCTTTTAAAACAACACAAGTCTGCAAAAAGAACAAATTAACTTATAAGTATGTGTAAAAgttcatgcaataaaaaatatgtaTAAACAATGGAAACTTACGAGGCTTGTTCTTTTTTATTTATAACTTTCCTCTCCTGCTCGCTCAAATGGCATTCTCTGGTGTTGTTTCTCAAAAATTTGCATTCGACATCCAATGGGTACATAAGTTTTTAGTAAAGGATTTGCACTTTCACCACatcgtgtgcttgtttgctttgcgTAGAAGATTCACGGAAATTATGCCTTAGCATACTTGTGTCTAAAATCCAAGGAATGTACAAGAGAAGTGTTATTTTGTAGTTTGTACTTATCAATAACCATTTTCCAACCAAACTCAAATCCATGGACAATTACCATATGATTCAATTCTACTTTCTGCCTCAACATGAACTTGGTAAGCAAAATCATGACATTGAGAAAATATCTGATAAAAAACATCAAATGGTCTTTTGGCATCATTATTACCGAGCTCTTTATTGATGAGACCACACAATTTTTTTAACTCCATTTACTAAAAGGAATGTTCTCCATTCATCCAAAGAAAATCCCAAAAAACATATAGACCTTTGATATGTGGACACTGTTTGTTCTCATATTGTTTATTAGATCCTGAAGGTACTTACCAATATGTCGATGACATTGCCAATGCATCTTCTGAAGCATTAGTTATTGATAACCGATGGTTATGATGAGAGTGAAACTTAGTGATGTACAACAGATTATTATTGCGAAGACTTAATTGCCGCTTGATCCGGCCACAACCACCCACCGCCCACCGCCCCACCCGCAGCCTCGCACCACCGCCCCTCCCGCAGCCTCGCACCACCGCCTCTCCCGCAGCCCCGCCCGCCGCCCCGCACTGCCTCCCCGCACCGCCGCCTCGCCCACCGCCCCCACTCCACCTCCGCCTGAGTACTAGATGCAGAAGATAGCTAAGACGCGGTTCGATGACCTAGCGGTGTGCATATTGACGGAGGCGACCCCAAATAAGAGGTTGACGATCTGGCCGTGTATGAGTATAACCACCAGACCCACACCGGGTGAGGTAGTTTAATGGGCTCTTCGAGAGGCCAGATCTACAGTTTTAGAGCAAGCGGCCCACTGGTCCCCATTAGTTACATGCACTCGTCGTTAATGTAATATGTGAGGGTCATGGTAACACACTCTCGGTTCAAATGTCGCGCGCCACTCATTTGACCCCTAAACAAATGGTCAAAGTATTCATTTTGTAACGAAATATGCTTCTATAAATGAACTTACTATGATTGCTTTAGTAATACTTTTCATTATGTCATGTATGTTGTCAATGAACGTTGAGGCGATAATTCATATATGTAATGCAATGTCATGATGAGGTGCAAAATGGTGCAACAATATCATTTCCGTCTGATTTTTTACCAATCGCGGGCTAAAAGAGGAAGCTGCCATTTGTTAGCCCAACACATGTGGTGGGTGAAATCTGGCAACTGCCATATTTCCTCAAAAACACTATGGCAGACAATAAACAATGTATGCGAATTTAAGTGCTCTACTTGTGGTGGTCGCCCGCCCACCACTAATGTCATGTTAGCAATAGCACGAGACCAGTGGTGTGCGCCCCTATGATAACATGGCTTAATAGGAATGAtaaactactcatatcaataaggaattccctctttttgggagcccattcggaatgaactccgaagttaagcacgCTCAGCTTGAAGCAATTTTAGGGTGGGTGACCAACTAGAAAGTTGGTATCagatgcgcacgagtgaggacaaagtgcgcaggaaAGACTAGTGTTGATTTGTGGGGTCAGTCTAGATCCCGATAGGAGTAACGGCCAGTAACTCACGGttatgtccggggcgttacagccccTAGGAGCACTGCCCGCCACTACTGGGATTTTGGCCCCCGCTACTGCTAGCCATTCCTGCAGTAGTGTCATGAGGATTACTTCCACTATGGAGGTTTGTTCTCCTATAACCAAACAAGGCCTTCTCCGGGGGAGGGGTGGGGGTGGCTTGGAGGTGTGGTCGTCAACATTACTCTTCACCATCTGCTTCGGCATCCTCTCGGGCGGCTATAGTACCAATGGTTAACTCTCAACTCACTACCAGTGGCGGGTGCGGGATGAACATGGGTTTAATTCGCAAGGGCACAAATGCAAGATGATTTTGTGCAGCGTACATATTTGCTGCTTTTCTCTCGTTCTCTTTTCAATTTATTTGCATAAGGAAGACGTCGAGCTCAAGTTATTAGTCCACAAACCGGACGATCTGTTCCATCCCATGGACCGATCGTGCAGCTAGACCATGTTGCACGCATGGCAGCGACATGGACACACATGCCATTGCCGGACTCGACGCGGACGGCATCCACACAATACGTGGGTTCGTGCACTGCTAAACGTGAAACAAAAAATACATGGAAAACCAACAGCTAGCTAGTTTATTCAGCACTCAACTTTCCAAGAGGACAATGGAGGGGTCTCAGAATCCTTCCAAGTATTCATCATTGGAGGGTATCGGTCACCATGGACATCACCTGTGGCAGCGTAAGACTCGAGTTCGGCCATCTCCTCTGGTGTGAGCTTCACAGACAGTGCTCCCACATTCTGATTGAAATTCTCCATTTTTGTCGTGCCCGGTATGGGGCAAACATCGCTCCCCTGATGATGAACCCATGCCAATGCAAGTTGTGATGGTGTGCACCCTTTTCTTGTTGCCATTGCGTTAACACTCTCAAATATCAGGGCATTCTTCTCAAGATTCTTTGGCTGAAATCTAGGTAAAATTTGCAATGGTAGAACACTGTCAGTGAAAGAGCCAGCGAATCATAGAAGTTTCACTTCTCTTTTCTAGGAAGAAATTTACGAGGCATTGCTATGCACAACTTAAAAATGTTTCTACACACTTGAAAGGTGAGCATTCCACAAATTATAAGCACCATGAGTTAGATGATTGTACATTAGAAGCCAAAAAGATAATAAAGAATTAAGCAGCTACCAGAATAGGTCAATAATCACCTTGCGGAAGTCGTCGTCTGATAGTGAGTCAGCCAATTTCGATCCTACAGAGAAGAACCCTCTACCAAGTGGGCTGTAACACACGATTCCAATTCCAAGTTCTCTGAAATTGTCAAGAAAAAAATCATTTTGATAATTAAGCTTCATGATTTTCAATAAACGAAATATATAGGTGGTTTTTGCACAACATCTGCAAGTTGGAATTATGTCCTCTTCCACGTCCCTACTCCATAGTGACCATTCGATCTGAACTGAAGTGATAGGATGAACGGCATGCGCCCTTCTGATCGTTGATGCAGATGCTTCGGATAATCCGATGTACTTTATCTTTCCTTCTTCGACTAGTTTCTTGAGCTCACCAATCTAACAACGTGTGCAAAGTAAATTAAACCGGCAATATGAAAAACAAGGAGCATGGATCTATCTATATAGTGGTACATGTactatgtactactccctccgtcccaaaatacttgtcggaaaaatacataaaaagggatgtatctagaactaaaatacgtctagatatatccattcgcccgacaagtattttcggacggagggagtagtagtatgtGTTTATCCACAGTAGCCACACAAACAAAACAAGAAACGAATTACAGAATGTGTGTACTAGTACGTAGTAGTGTAGTAGTAGGCACTCACCATGACCTCGATGGGCACCCTGGTGTCTACGCGGTGCTGGCAGTAGAGATCGATGCAGTCGACGCCGAGCCGCTTGAGGCTGCCCTCGCACGCCTCACGCACGTACGCCGGGTCCCCGCGGACACTCCACCCATCCTCTCCCAAGAAGCCGCCGAACTTGGTGGCCAGATCCACCTTCTCCCTCACGCCGCCGCCTTGCAGCGCCTGTCACGACATGATCGAGCACCTTGATGAGCGCACGTCCGTAGAGTAGAGATCAAACAGTCTTATTCTAGGACCAAGCTTAAGTACCTTGCCGAGGAGGATCTCGTTGGTGTGCGGGCCGTAGACGTCGGCGGTGTCGAGGAAGGTGACGCCGGCGGCGACGGCGTGGTGGATGAGGGCCACCATGTCGGCGTCGGGCTTGGGCGGACCGTAGGCGACGGACACGCCCATGCAGCCGAGGCCCTGCGCCGAGACCTCCATTCCCTGGGAGCCCAGCTTCATGCGGGGAACCGCTGGAGACGCCATGCTCGATGATCGACTCGCTCACGTATGTTTGGTGATGGGCTAGCTAGCTTGGATTGTTGAGCAAGAAGGTAGCTGGTGACTGTGTGAGGCACCGTATATATGTAGCCNNNNNNNNNNNNNNNNNNNNNNNNNNNNNNNNNNNNNNNNNNNNNNNNNNNNNNNNNNNNNNNNNNNNNNNNNNNNNNNNNNNNNNNNNNNNNNNNNNNNNNNNNNNNNNNNNNNNNNNNNNNNNNNNNNNNNNNNNNNNNNNNNNNNNNNNNNNNNNNNNNNNNNNNNNNNNNNNNNNNNNNNNNNNNNNNNNNNNNNNNNNNNNNNNNNNNNNNNNNNNNNNNNNNNNNNNNNNNNNNNNNNNNNNNNNNNNNNNNNNNNNNNNNNNNNNNNNNNNNNNNNNNNNNNNNNNNNNNNNNNNNNNNNNNNNNNNNNNNNNNNNNNNNNNNNNNNNNNNNNNNNNNNNNNNNNNNNNNNNCACCTAAGCTCTTGCAGATCGGTGAGGACTGGCCAAGCCAAAATAATGGTTCATAGCATGCTAAGAAGCCTAGATTCGAACTTGTGTTTTCATAACTGTAATTAAAGACTAAAAATTTACTACCAAATTGCTCATATTCGACACGACAAATTTAATTCCTaaatgagttatataataaagaattGGTACATGGATGTATACCAAACTGACTTGAAATCGAATTTTCAGATCGATAAAATCATTCATATTAGACAACAAAAATTTAGAGATTTAAACCCGAGGTTAATTACAGGAGTGGGCGTGCCATAAAGAGGACGTCATGCAGAGTCAGCCTCGTGGCCGGTCATGGCAGTGGTGGTGCTTCCCCTAATCCCCTTTATGATGCTTGATGACAATGATCAATTGGGAATTCAAAAGGGTAAAGACTAACCATGCACCGATGCAGCCATGGATCTTAATTAGTCTCCCGATCTTTGCTCAGAGGCTGAAGAAAATTTTCCCTAGCGGCGGACAGCGGTCGTAGGCGGAGACTCACACGGCCTAGGGAGATCGCACGATGCGTTTGGCAACGATAAATCGCGTTGATCGCAACAGCCAGGAAGTAGTGGGATTTCCTTGGACCTTCGACGGGGTGGTAGTGCGCTATTTATTTTCTTCAGTTTTGGTCTTATCTGCTATATACAATGGATGGGCCTGCTCCCTGGGAGGGCCTCACGTTGTTACACGAGATGGCCTTACGATAGGGGGGCAAAGACTCAAAAAAATATGTCAGGAAGCCGACTAACTACGCATGTAACTAATCGCTACAAGGGACAACGGAATCGTTAGGGGGGGTCTCGCCCCCCCTCGTCCCCCCTTAGATTCGTAGCCATGTAGGGAGGCAGGGTGCCTGGCTGCGACTCTTCACCGCGACTGAGGGAATAGTCCATCAAAGTTTTGCTTGCTGCGCGCGCATGCAGTTGGACTGGCTCCACAAGTCGCACAAAATCTTGGAAGATGTGCACACAGAAATTCATGGCCACACAAATTAGCTTGGACAAGGATAAGCACGGCAACGGCAAGCCAAccaaggtggacttggacctcgcgTCCAAAACTGTAGGGGACGACTGCTGAGGGTGCTTCCAAGAACCCGCCACATAAgaccatctccagccgttcggcctccCAAAGCGCATAAAAACCGAGCCGGCGATTCTTTCGGCGCTGGGGCGCTTTTGCGttcagtcgtcgcccccagctcgcccccagtCGTCGATTTTGGCCCACTTTTAAAGTCCCATTTCGGCGAAAAAGACCCATATGGCAGAGAATAGGCTCATATTCAACGTGGTTCGCCGTGGCTCGGCGTtcaattaacaacataaataatttttatcacatatttcatcacagaaaattcaagtacttcaacaaaatagtacaacaacaaatagttcaatacaaattttatagttcaacaaataaaaactcatatttcatcacacgtcgcgcccggtgtcgcccttgagcctccataggtgctctatcagatcttgttgcagttgatgatgcacctgtgggtctcggatctcctgacgcatactgagataggcagtccaggtcgccggtagctggtgatcaacttgggcaagaggaccctgccggtggtatggttcagtgtcaaacactggctcctcctgctcgctctcaatgatcatgttgtgcaagatgacacagtaggtcatgatctcccacatttgatctttcgaccaggtctgagcggggtaccggacaacagcaaatcaagattggagcacaccaaatgcccgctcgacatccttcctgcaagcctcctgaatcttcgcaaaccaggcgttcttgcctccaggcacagggtttttgatggtcttgacaaatgtcgaccatctcgaatagatgccatcagctagatagtaccccttattgtagtgccgcccattgatctcgaagttcaccggaggagaatgaccttcaacaagcttggcaaagacaggagagcactgcagcacgttgatgtcactgtgagttcctggcataccaaagaagttgTGCCAAATCTAGAGGTCATGTGTGGCCAccacctcaagtaccacactgcaaccgcctttgacgCCTttatacatcccctgccaagcaaatgggcaattcttccatttccaatgcatgcagtcgatgcttccaagcatcccaggaaatcctcttgctgcattctgtgctaggattcgagcagtgtcttccgcattgggtgttctcaagtattgcggtccaaacactgccaccactacccgacagaacttgtagaaacactctatgctggtggactcggccatgcgcccatagtcgtcctgtgagtcaccgggagctccgtatgcaagcatcctcatcgctgtcgt
Above is a window of Triticum dicoccoides isolate Atlit2015 ecotype Zavitan chromosome 5B, WEW_v2.0, whole genome shotgun sequence DNA encoding:
- the LOC119306720 gene encoding probable aldo-keto reductase 1, encoding MASPAVPRMKLGSQGMEVSAQGLGCMGVSVAYGPPKPDADMVALIHHAVAAGVTFLDTADVYGPHTNEILLGKALQGGGVREKVDLATKFGGFLGEDGWSVRGDPAYVREACEGSLKRLGVDCIDLYCQHRVDTRVPIEVMIGELKKLVEEGKIKYIGLSEASASTIRRAHAVHPITSVQIEWSLWSRDVEEDIIPTCRCCAKTTYIFRLLKIMKLNYQNDFFLDNFRELGIGIVCYSPLGRGFFSVGSKLADSLSDDDFRKISAKES